From the Bacteroidota bacterium genome, the window CTCATAATTCTAGTTTTCTAACCACTTATCAAGATTTGCTTTTACAAAAGCATCATCGTTCAGTTCGGGGTATGCTGCATAAATTCTATCAATTTCATCAATTTGTCTCTGCATAAGTTTTTCACCTGCAAGAGTATCTATTCTACGCATTAATCCCTGACGGCGAAGCACTTCATGTAAACCAACAATTACACCGTAATAATCGTTTGCCGCATCAAAGAACGCTGCATTTGTATCGGTGATTTTTGCTGCTAAAGTCAGTATTTCATTTGCATTGGCAGAGTAATAATCGTTATGAACCATATCTAGCAATTCAACTGCTTTATTTGTCCATACTGCCCAATGCCCTAAAAGACCTCCTTTTATTTTTTTCTTATGCGAAACACCGTCGATAACAACCTCGAACTCAGTCATTAAATCGGCAAGAATATTATCGTCGTTACCTGTATAAAGAGTAATCTCGTCTGCTCTACCCGATTCTATAACTCCATGAACAACATCCTGAGTATAGTAACGGTTGAAAGGTGCCATTTTTATAGCTACAACATTTTCTATTTTAGCAAATTCTCTCCAGAAATTCTTATCGAGTTTACGGCCACCAACTGCAGGTTGTAAATAAAAACCAATCAATGGTATCTCTTCGGCTACAGTA encodes:
- a CDS encoding dihydrodipicolinate synthase family protein, whose amino-acid sequence is MKIKDIPSNVLESIRKGVVIPAYPLALNEDNSIDIKYQRALARYYLNSGAGGIAVAVHTTQFEIRDEETYLFEQVLDIVSEEFDKFENETGKSPVRVGGIAGKTEQAVNEAKILAGKGFHAALLSVAAFKEASNEEILEHCRTVAEEIPLIGFYLQPAVGGRKLDKNFWREFAKIENVVAIKMAPFNRYYTQDVVHGVIESGRADEITLYTGNDDNILADLMTEFEVVIDGVSHKKKIKGGLLGHWAVWTNKAVELLDMVHNDYYSANANEILTLAAKITDTNAAFFDAANDYYGVIVGLHEVLRRQGLMRRIDTLAGEKLMQRQIDEIDRIYAAYPELNDDAFVKANLDKWLEN